The Drosophila innubila isolate TH190305 chromosome 3R unlocalized genomic scaffold, UK_Dinn_1.0 2_E_3R, whole genome shotgun sequence genome has a segment encoding these proteins:
- the LOC117792025 gene encoding NAD-dependent protein deacetylase Sirt2 isoform X1 gives MARVFSITNTKTASATHFNSVSNLLRFKLGVFYQSTARGDRRTMSDSKENDKDVNEDNDAVGTKLASTSTSTATTTTTETDSDSGSGSEEDNGTMDMIRRFFSQTFNLSSGTSPDQEVAAVDRVIPELTFEGLMSHWRENGFKNIVTMVGAGISTSAGIPDFRSPGSGLYNNLKKYKLPHPTAIFDVDYFQKNPAPFFALAKELYPGSFVPTPAHYFVRLLHEKGLLQRHYTQNIDTLDRLAGLPDHKIIEAHGSFYTNHCLGCRKEYDMAWMKKQIFADQLPTCEQCKGLVKPDIVFFGENLPVSFYTSPDEDFKDCDLLIIMGTSLEVQPFASLIQRAGPRCIRFLINRDAVGRSSFAPWMDPTERSLLYGKPKNVRDVAYLGDCDAGVLALAEALGWEDELQQLIDGGQNQEANFEEAASGSSSKK, from the exons ATGGCCAGAGTTTTTTccattacaaatacaaaaacagcGTCAGCGACGCATTTTAATAGTGTTTCGaatttattaagatttaaattagGTGTATTTTATCAATCCACTGCGCGGGGTGACCGGCGAACAATGAGTGACAGCAAGGAAAACGATAAAGATGTCAACGAAGACAATGACGCAGTGGGCACGAAGTtggcgtcgacgtcaacgtcaacagcaacaacaacaacaacagaaacagactctgacagcggcagcggcagcgaagaag aCAATGGTACTATGGATATGATTCGACGATTCTTTTCACAGACATTCAATTTGAGCTCTGGCACATCACCAGACCAGGAAGTGGCAGCTGTGGATCGG GTTATACCGGAACTGACCTTTGAGGGTCTAATGTCGCACTGGCGCGAAAATGGATTCAAGAACATTGTGACCATGGTAGGCGCTGGAATATCCACAT CTGCTGGTATTCCGGACTTTCGTTCCCCTGGCTCTGGCTTATACAATAACCTTAAGAAGTACAAATTGCCACACCCGACAGCTATATTTGACGTGGACTATTTCCAAAAGAATCCAGCTCCATTCTTTGCCCTGGCCAAGGAGCTCTATCCGGGCTCCTTTGTGCCCACCCCGGCACACTACTTTGTGCGTCTGTTGCATGAGAAGGGTCTGCTACAGCGACACTACACACAGAACATCGACACTTTGGATCGCTTGGCTGGTTTGCCCGATCACAAGATTATCGAAGCACACGGCAGCTTTTATACAAACCATTGTCTCGGTTGTAGAAAGGAATACGACATGGCTTGGATGAAGAAACAGATATTCGCAGATCAGTTGCCCACCTGTGAGCAGTGCAAGGGACTTGTTAAGCCGGACATTGTGTTTTTCGGTGAGAATTTGCCCGTATCCTTCTACACCAGTCCCGATGAGGACTTCAAGGACTGCGACCTTCTCATCATCATGGGCACTTCCCTTGAGGTGCAGCCATTTGCTTCCTTGATCCAACGCGCTGGTCCGCGTTGTATCCGCTTCTTGATCAATCGCGATGCTGTTGGCCGATCAAGCTTCGCGCCCTGGATGGATCCTACCGAGAGGTCACTGCTCTATGGCAAACCCAAGAATGTTCGTGATGTGGCGTATCTTGGAGATTGCGATGCTGGTGTCCTGGCATTAGCCGAAGCTCTCGGCTGGGAAGATGAACTGCAGCAGCTAATTGATGGAGGACAGAACCAAGAGGCTAATTTCGAGGAAGCCGCTTCAGGATCAAGTTCCAAAAAGTAA
- the LOC117792025 gene encoding NAD-dependent protein deacetylase Sirt2 isoform X2 gives MARVFSITNTKTASATHFNSVSNLLRFKLGVFYQSTARGDRRTMSDSKENDKDVNEDNDAVGTKLASTSTSTATTTTTETDSDSGSGSEEGLIEYIKTFNLSSGTSPDQEVAAVDRVIPELTFEGLMSHWRENGFKNIVTMVGAGISTSAGIPDFRSPGSGLYNNLKKYKLPHPTAIFDVDYFQKNPAPFFALAKELYPGSFVPTPAHYFVRLLHEKGLLQRHYTQNIDTLDRLAGLPDHKIIEAHGSFYTNHCLGCRKEYDMAWMKKQIFADQLPTCEQCKGLVKPDIVFFGENLPVSFYTSPDEDFKDCDLLIIMGTSLEVQPFASLIQRAGPRCIRFLINRDAVGRSSFAPWMDPTERSLLYGKPKNVRDVAYLGDCDAGVLALAEALGWEDELQQLIDGGQNQEANFEEAASGSSSKK, from the exons ATGGCCAGAGTTTTTTccattacaaatacaaaaacagcGTCAGCGACGCATTTTAATAGTGTTTCGaatttattaagatttaaattagGTGTATTTTATCAATCCACTGCGCGGGGTGACCGGCGAACAATGAGTGACAGCAAGGAAAACGATAAAGATGTCAACGAAGACAATGACGCAGTGGGCACGAAGTtggcgtcgacgtcaacgtcaacagcaacaacaacaacaacagaaacagactctgacagcggcagcggcagcgaagaaggtttaattgaatatatcaAA ACATTCAATTTGAGCTCTGGCACATCACCAGACCAGGAAGTGGCAGCTGTGGATCGG GTTATACCGGAACTGACCTTTGAGGGTCTAATGTCGCACTGGCGCGAAAATGGATTCAAGAACATTGTGACCATGGTAGGCGCTGGAATATCCACAT CTGCTGGTATTCCGGACTTTCGTTCCCCTGGCTCTGGCTTATACAATAACCTTAAGAAGTACAAATTGCCACACCCGACAGCTATATTTGACGTGGACTATTTCCAAAAGAATCCAGCTCCATTCTTTGCCCTGGCCAAGGAGCTCTATCCGGGCTCCTTTGTGCCCACCCCGGCACACTACTTTGTGCGTCTGTTGCATGAGAAGGGTCTGCTACAGCGACACTACACACAGAACATCGACACTTTGGATCGCTTGGCTGGTTTGCCCGATCACAAGATTATCGAAGCACACGGCAGCTTTTATACAAACCATTGTCTCGGTTGTAGAAAGGAATACGACATGGCTTGGATGAAGAAACAGATATTCGCAGATCAGTTGCCCACCTGTGAGCAGTGCAAGGGACTTGTTAAGCCGGACATTGTGTTTTTCGGTGAGAATTTGCCCGTATCCTTCTACACCAGTCCCGATGAGGACTTCAAGGACTGCGACCTTCTCATCATCATGGGCACTTCCCTTGAGGTGCAGCCATTTGCTTCCTTGATCCAACGCGCTGGTCCGCGTTGTATCCGCTTCTTGATCAATCGCGATGCTGTTGGCCGATCAAGCTTCGCGCCCTGGATGGATCCTACCGAGAGGTCACTGCTCTATGGCAAACCCAAGAATGTTCGTGATGTGGCGTATCTTGGAGATTGCGATGCTGGTGTCCTGGCATTAGCCGAAGCTCTCGGCTGGGAAGATGAACTGCAGCAGCTAATTGATGGAGGACAGAACCAAGAGGCTAATTTCGAGGAAGCCGCTTCAGGATCAAGTTCCAAAAAGTAA
- the LOC117791042 gene encoding uncharacterized protein LOC117791042: MLWSLQQGHLSTLINIIVGQYFVSLSSVLIVHNVTRESTPLQLEYLDALQLAFNNLSQPLKLQWINVAKIPNDDTLEWQILRTVNSSVTEGFITVLPQTQNFLHARYFATRNANVRLKDKMYLFLCEHENPKDLLSMELLQFYPHHLLVRPHREPRGVAEVEAEAATGTLPHRDINFELWTQKFVGASGNLDAILLDAFLPNETFANRVELYPNKLLNLERRTLRMGSITYVPYTVTNYVAAGTGNEDPISPHMGNRSIAFEGSEANIMKTFCKVHNCHLRVEAYGADNWGSIYENESADGMLGDIYKQRVELAIGCIYNWYDGITETSHPIARSAVTILGPAPVPLPAWCTDILPFNRSSWLLLVFTIAVCSFVLYFLRYSNYFLGMSGSQKTFKHTQNLEKSAVDIFALFIQQPSAHLTFNRFSIRFFLATLLCATITLENIYSGQLKSLLTVPFYGAPVDTIEKWAQSQWKWAAPSIIWVHTVEQSDLLTEQILASSFEVRDYDFLYNASFRPNYGLGIERISSGALSVGDYVTLAALEDRIVMRDDLYFDWTRAVSIRGWTLMEQLNRHIRTCQETGLFTFWELEFVAKYTDKNKDQMLNNLVNGYVSKKAPKPLVVDDISGALFVLAFGFSIAGFVLLLELLCARLLYMQRRRN; the protein is encoded by the exons ATGTTGTGGAGTCTCCAACAAGGACATTTGAGCACACTCATCAATATCATAG TTGGTCAATACTTTGTATCGCTATCCTCTGTGCTGATCGTGCATAATGTAACCCGAGAGTCGACCCCTCTCCAATTGGAGTATCTGGATGCATTGCAACTGGCATTTAATAATCTCAGTCAACCGCTGAAGCTGCAATGGATCAATGTGGCTAAGATACCCAATGACGATACTCTCGAATGGCAAATTCTTCGCACTGTCAACTCCAGTGTTACCGAA GGCTTTATAACGGTGTTGCCACAGACGCAGAATTTCCTCCATGCACGCTACTTTGCCACGCGCAACGCCAATGTGAGACTTAAGGATAAAATGTATCTGTTTTTGTGTGAGCATGAAAATCCCAAGGATTTGCTAAGCATGGAACTATTGCAAT TCTACCCACACCATCTGCTCGTGCGGCCACATCGGGAACCTAGAGGAGTTGCcgaagttgaagctgaagctgccaCAGGCACTTTGCCACACCGCGACATCAATTTCGAACTGTGGACACAAAAGTTTGTCGGTGCCAGTGGAAATTTGGATGCCATACTCTTGGACGCATTCTTGCCGAACGAAACTTTTGCCAACCGAGTCGAACTTTATCCCAACAAGCTGCTCAATCTGGAGAGGAGAACGCTTCGCATGGGCTCCATTACTTATGTGCCATACACAGTTACTAATTATGTG GCAGCTGGTACTGGAAATGAGGATCCAATTAGCCCGCATATGGGCAATCGCTCCATTGCCTTCGAAGGATCCGAGGCGAACATTATGAAGACCTTTTGTAAGGTTCACAATTGTCATCTACGTGTGGAGGCCT ATGGCGCTGATAACTGGGGCAGCATCTATGAGAATGAAAGTGCCGATGGCATGCTGGGTGACATTTACAAACAACGCGTGGAATTGGCCATTGGTTGTATTTACAATTGGTACGATGGCATCACTGAGACCTCGCATCCCATAGCCCGATCTGCAGTAACCATTCTGGGTCCAGCTCCAGT TCCTTTGCCCGCTTGGTGCACTGATATACTGCCCTTTAATCGGTCCAGTTggcttttgttggtttttacGATCGCCGTCtgcagttttgttttgtattttctaaGATATTCCAACTACTTTCTGGGTATGAGCGGATCACAAAAGACATTTAAGCATACTCAGAATCTGGAGAAGTCAGCAGTGGATATATTTGCGCTCTTCATTCAGCAACCATCGGCGCATTTAAC ctttaatCGCTTTTCCATACGCTTCTTTCTGGCCACATTGCTGTGTGCAACGATTACTTTGGAGAACATCTACAGTGGGCAACTCAAGTCTCTGCTCACAGTTCCCTTTTATGGTGCACCTGTGGACACCATTGAGAAATGGGCGCAATCCCAATGGAAATGGGCAGCTCCATCAATTATTTGGGTGCACACAGTGGAACAGTCGGATCTCTTGACGGAACAGATACTCGCAAGTAGCTTTGAAGTCAGGGATTATGACTTCTTGTACAATGCCAGCTTTCGGCCGAACTATGGACTAGGGATCGAGCGCATAAGCTCCGGGGCCTTGAGTGTTGGAGATTATGTGACGCTGGCAGCTTTAGAGGATCgcatt GTTATGCGCGATGATCTTTATTTTGACTGGACGCGTGCTGTGTCCATACGTGGCTGGACTTTAATGGAGCAGCTAAACCGGCATATTCGCACCTGCCAGGAGACGGGTCTCTTTACGTTCTGGGAACTTGAG TTTGTGGCCAAGTATACGGATAAAAATAAGGATCAAATGCTGAACAATCTGGTCAATGGCTATGTGTCCAAGAAGGCACCGAAACCACTTGTCGTGGATGACATTTCCGGCGCGTTGTTTGTCCTTGCCTTTGGCTTCAGCATTGCCGGATTTGTCTTGTTGCTGGAGCTGCTGTGCGCACGGTTGTTGTACATGCAACGACGTCGCAACTAA